A region from the Leptolyngbya subtilissima AS-A7 genome encodes:
- a CDS encoding Ycf51 family protein, whose product MLSPAEFLTATQWAGIGTLALAALTALAFGLKWGLRFRLVGATGFAAVLTVGLLGLSFEPFSRTAVPGAIPYTTVYDSGASQIVITVPPAITPEMLDATLHQAASNLFKPYRLGLPGQVATIRARTVVHNPGGISRLLYLGQIQPTPKGSEEPFQVQINRESWSQLPTPS is encoded by the coding sequence ATGCTCAGCCCCGCTGAATTTTTAACTGCCACCCAGTGGGCTGGCATTGGTACTCTAGCCCTAGCGGCGCTGACGGCGCTGGCTTTTGGGCTGAAGTGGGGCCTACGTTTTCGCCTAGTGGGGGCAACGGGGTTTGCCGCCGTGCTCACCGTTGGTCTGCTAGGTCTGAGCTTTGAGCCCTTTAGCCGCACTGCCGTGCCCGGTGCCATTCCCTACACAACGGTTTACGACTCCGGAGCCAGCCAAATTGTGATTACGGTGCCGCCGGCCATCACCCCTGAGATGCTAGATGCCACCCTGCACCAGGCCGCCAGCAATCTGTTTAAGCCCTACCGCCTAGGCCTGCCAGGGCAGGTCGCCACCATTCGCGCCCGCACGGTTGTCCATAACCCCGGTGGCATCTCTCGATTGCTCTACCTAGGCCAAATTCAGCCCACTCCCAAAGGCTCAGAGGAACCGTTCCAGGTACAGATCAACCGCGAGTCCTGGTCTCAACTCCCCACTCCAAGCTAA
- a CDS encoding tyrosine-type recombinase/integrase, with the protein MDLKNGTFDPTKAKYRLFPKQEVVQKTGEPRRLDELWELYRKTHRFDADSTEDGYRYALKKLQAFWGEKLIKGLREEDGFKFVDWLMEKPLSQETRKSYLYRIRDEWQWAARRGYGVEPDPWTEAIKGVKLTQKLPSPFTRVEIEELISIFQTEERLTHYADYVRVALNLGCRPGELLGLRWKHLAKDFSRVNILEQLTRKKERKLPKKGKTRAIPLNETAKEILKRR; encoded by the coding sequence GTGGATTTGAAGAACGGCACCTTTGACCCAACCAAAGCGAAGTACCGTCTGTTTCCGAAGCAGGAGGTTGTCCAGAAGACAGGGGAGCCGCGACGGCTCGATGAGCTATGGGAGCTGTACCGCAAGACCCATCGATTTGATGCCGATAGTACGGAGGATGGCTACCGCTATGCTCTGAAGAAGCTGCAAGCGTTTTGGGGTGAAAAACTGATTAAGGGGCTACGGGAAGAGGACGGATTTAAGTTTGTGGACTGGCTGATGGAAAAACCGCTGAGCCAGGAAACACGCAAAAGCTACCTGTACCGGATTCGAGATGAGTGGCAGTGGGCAGCCCGACGGGGCTACGGGGTGGAACCGGATCCGTGGACGGAGGCCATTAAGGGGGTGAAGCTGACGCAGAAGCTGCCGTCGCCGTTCACCCGCGTGGAGATTGAGGAGCTGATCAGCATTTTTCAAACAGAGGAGCGGTTGACCCACTATGCGGACTACGTGCGGGTGGCGCTGAATCTGGGGTGTCGGCCTGGTGAACTGCTGGGGCTACGGTGGAAACATTTGGCGAAGGACTTTTCGCGGGTGAATATTTTGGAGCAGCTGACCCGCAAGAAGGAGCGGAAGCTGCCCAAGAAGGGGAAGACGAGGGCTATTCCGCTCAATGAGACGGCAAAAGAGATCTTGAAGCGTCGGTAG
- the hetR gene encoding heterocyst differentiation control protein (controls heterocyst differentiation; has protease DNA-binding activity): MTHPSQVPPDLKDDLLRAVDSSPADWILLNLALSTMKMGGHRYGAFLDAATTAAKLAIYSTFVEQGNNIRKTGFLYHVEPKRVKAIVQEIQVALAEGQSLKVLNSKEPYYLIALPFLWQEHFPCPPGAARVRLQGLTPGERKTIEESLPSSAPRARILDQVEFAELMELLHHMSQEELPSSQRMPFSDALMLHIKFRLLHSGTVIQIDSPLVDIPLYALASESYSPKGEQERVFAMIDDVARFFSLLQAWVREDEGVLRGVEVFDVAPQDRKAALEELDAMLRAWADKYHQDGGLPMVLQFAAGRREYE; encoded by the coding sequence GTGACCCACCCGTCCCAAGTTCCGCCTGATTTGAAAGATGATTTGCTGCGAGCCGTAGACAGTAGCCCCGCAGACTGGATTTTGCTAAACCTCGCCCTCAGCACCATGAAAATGGGCGGGCACCGCTACGGAGCCTTTTTAGACGCCGCCACCACCGCCGCTAAACTGGCGATCTACAGCACCTTCGTCGAACAGGGCAACAATATTCGCAAGACGGGGTTTTTGTACCACGTTGAACCCAAACGGGTCAAAGCCATAGTGCAAGAGATTCAGGTCGCCCTAGCGGAAGGGCAGAGCCTCAAGGTACTCAATTCAAAGGAGCCCTACTATCTCATTGCCCTGCCGTTTCTCTGGCAAGAGCACTTTCCCTGTCCCCCTGGTGCAGCGCGGGTGCGATTGCAGGGGTTGACCCCCGGCGAGCGCAAGACTATCGAAGAGAGCCTGCCCTCCAGCGCTCCTCGAGCGCGCATCTTAGACCAGGTCGAGTTCGCCGAGTTGATGGAATTACTTCATCATATGTCGCAGGAGGAACTGCCCTCCAGCCAGCGCATGCCCTTCAGCGATGCCCTGATGTTGCACATCAAGTTTCGGCTGCTGCACTCTGGCACCGTCATCCAAATTGACTCTCCCCTAGTGGATATTCCGCTGTATGCCCTGGCTAGTGAGTCCTACTCACCTAAAGGTGAGCAGGAGCGGGTCTTCGCCATGATCGACGACGTGGCCAGATTCTTCAGCTTGCTACAGGCCTGGGTGCGAGAAGATGAGGGCGTGCTGCGGGGGGTAGAGGTGTTTGATGTTGCCCCCCAAGACCGCAAGGCCGCTTTAGAAGAACTTGATGCCATGCTGCGTGCCTGGGCCGACAAGTATCACCAGGATGGTGGTCTGCCCATGGTGCTGCAATTTGCCGCAGGCCGCCGCGAGTACGAGTAA
- a CDS encoding iron-containing alcohol dehydrogenase family protein has protein sequence MTTAQLPTLAIAPAQVVRGDGILTAQEAAISGGIAAQIARLGQRPLIVGGSYSLKLAAPLVKALNEAGLATQTVAYGHDCSEAALAHLHSAYADHQADMVIGIGGGKALDAAKLLAHQLNQPVVTVPTSGATCAAWTALSNVYSDQGAFRYDVALNTCPNLLILDYALIRTAPRRTLVAGIGDGLAKWYEAAISSGTSQQTLMVAAVQQARVLRDILLQKTPAALHQWGGLDWQEVVDATVLLAGVVGGIGGAQCRTVAAHAVHNGLTQLPASHNILHGEKVAYGILVQLRLEEMGGNASLARAARQQLLPFYQAAGLPQTLADMGLGDITLSQLQQVAEFACREGSDIHHLPFTVTPEAVMAAMVSPLCPELREKPRASAPARSSSSVAPEVQP, from the coding sequence ATGACCACCGCTCAACTACCCACCCTTGCCATCGCTCCGGCCCAGGTTGTTCGGGGAGACGGCATTTTGACGGCCCAGGAAGCGGCGATTTCTGGAGGAATCGCTGCGCAAATTGCCCGACTGGGGCAGCGTCCTCTGATTGTCGGCGGCAGCTACAGCCTGAAGCTAGCTGCTCCTCTGGTTAAGGCCCTGAACGAAGCGGGTCTAGCGACTCAAACGGTAGCCTACGGTCACGACTGTAGCGAAGCGGCCCTGGCCCACCTCCACTCTGCCTATGCCGATCACCAAGCCGATATGGTGATTGGCATAGGCGGTGGCAAAGCGCTCGATGCCGCTAAGCTGCTGGCCCACCAGCTCAATCAACCAGTTGTGACGGTGCCTACCTCGGGCGCTACCTGTGCCGCCTGGACCGCCCTGTCGAACGTGTATTCTGACCAGGGGGCTTTCCGCTACGACGTGGCTCTAAACACCTGTCCTAATCTGCTAATTCTGGACTATGCCCTGATTCGCACTGCACCCCGACGTACCCTGGTAGCGGGCATCGGCGATGGCTTAGCTAAGTGGTATGAGGCTGCGATCAGCAGTGGTACGAGCCAGCAGACCCTAATGGTGGCGGCGGTGCAGCAGGCGCGAGTGCTGCGCGACATTTTGCTGCAAAAAACCCCGGCGGCCCTGCACCAGTGGGGTGGCCTTGACTGGCAGGAGGTCGTAGATGCTACGGTGCTGCTGGCTGGGGTTGTAGGGGGTATTGGCGGTGCCCAGTGCCGTACCGTGGCGGCCCACGCCGTACACAACGGCCTGACTCAGCTACCCGCCAGCCACAACATTCTCCACGGCGAGAAGGTAGCCTACGGCATTTTGGTGCAGCTTCGCCTTGAAGAAATGGGGGGCAACGCTTCTCTGGCTCGGGCTGCGCGGCAGCAGCTGTTGCCCTTTTATCAGGCGGCAGGATTGCCCCAAACCCTAGCTGATATGGGCCTGGGAGACATTACCCTAAGCCAGCTCCAGCAGGTGGCCGAGTTTGCCTGCCGCGAGGGGTCTGACATTCACCACCTGCCGTTTACCGTCACCCCCGAAGCGGTGATGGCGGCCATGGTGTCGCCCCTGTGCCCTGAACTGCGCGAAAAACCTCGCGCCTCTGCCCCTGCCCGTTCGTCCTCTAGTGTTGCCCCGGAGGTGCAGCCATGA
- a CDS encoding Sec-independent protein translocase subunit TatA/TatB, which produces MFNLGWTEVVLVIGVAVLIFGPKKIPELGSALGKTLRGFKEEMSQTPDDAAIDTYEDAEDADVYR; this is translated from the coding sequence ATGTTTAACCTCGGCTGGACTGAAGTCGTTCTCGTCATCGGAGTGGCCGTACTGATTTTCGGCCCCAAGAAAATCCCTGAACTGGGCAGCGCCCTCGGCAAAACCCTGCGCGGCTTTAAAGAAGAGATGAGTCAGACCCCCGACGACGCGGCTATAGACACCTACGAAGACGCTGAAGACGCTGACGTATATCGCTAG
- a CDS encoding glycosyltransferase family 39 protein — translation MAKGWVGVKGVAIAAIAVGLVLRFSNLDRKVYWHDEVYTSLRVAGYIGPAVEDAVLDRPDLTATDLLRYQQMPPSPSLSACWDALANHPEHPPLYYLAAHGWGRMFGASVGGYRAIAAIFGAIALAAMFWLGRQLFPLHPPVAWLATALMAVSPVQIIYSQEAREYSLWAVGLLLSHGALARAVRLNQPLAWLVYGLALGLSWYGSLMTGLLGLSHLAFVALTQRQRRPWMGFVLAQGLGIGLFTPWIWTIVRRWERLREVTAWTDDPQSLDYLAKLWGLHYSATVVDFNLPIDHLFTVVGPALVLGLVTVSLVHVGRHYPRSTAVFLGCGLLLPPLVLIGGDIVRSGQISTNTRYFFPSLLLVPLAIAPLINAGLAAASQRSRTVGAALLALLLTLGIASGFANNRAFTWWNKSLSYPNLAIANYLNQQNASVVIFGESGIALGEAISLSHYLTPETALWLLPERTLPPAATLQTVAQDQPRLFLFEPPSTMLDTVPLGWQIAPTADVNGFAPNDLVQLIPPQGS, via the coding sequence TTGGCAAAGGGCTGGGTTGGGGTCAAGGGAGTGGCGATCGCCGCCATAGCAGTGGGCCTGGTACTGCGTTTCTCTAACTTAGACCGCAAGGTCTACTGGCACGATGAAGTCTATACCAGCCTGCGAGTGGCAGGCTACATCGGCCCAGCCGTGGAGGATGCTGTTTTAGATCGCCCCGATCTGACCGCCACCGATCTGTTGCGCTATCAGCAGATGCCGCCTTCCCCCTCCCTATCAGCTTGCTGGGATGCCCTAGCCAACCACCCGGAGCACCCACCGCTGTATTACCTTGCCGCCCACGGCTGGGGACGGATGTTTGGGGCATCGGTGGGAGGCTATCGAGCGATCGCGGCGATTTTTGGGGCGATCGCCCTGGCGGCCATGTTTTGGCTGGGGCGGCAGCTGTTTCCGCTGCACCCACCCGTAGCCTGGCTGGCGACGGCCCTGATGGCGGTCTCGCCTGTGCAAATCATCTACAGCCAGGAGGCCCGCGAGTATAGCCTATGGGCGGTGGGGTTGCTGCTGTCCCACGGTGCCCTAGCGCGGGCGGTGCGACTCAACCAACCATTGGCTTGGCTAGTCTACGGTCTGGCCCTAGGGCTAAGCTGGTACGGATCGCTGATGACTGGATTGCTGGGGCTGAGTCACCTGGCCTTTGTGGCATTGACCCAGCGGCAGCGACGGCCCTGGATGGGGTTTGTGCTGGCCCAGGGTTTGGGCATTGGGCTATTCACCCCTTGGATTTGGACGATTGTGCGACGGTGGGAGCGGCTAAGAGAGGTCACCGCCTGGACCGATGACCCTCAGTCTTTAGACTATTTGGCGAAGCTGTGGGGTTTGCATTACAGCGCCACCGTGGTTGATTTTAATCTGCCCATCGACCATCTTTTTACGGTGGTTGGTCCGGCCCTGGTGCTGGGACTGGTGACCGTCAGCCTGGTTCACGTTGGGCGACACTATCCTCGCTCAACGGCGGTGTTTTTGGGCTGCGGGCTGCTGTTGCCGCCCCTAGTGCTGATTGGCGGTGACATTGTGCGCAGCGGGCAGATTTCGACCAATACCCGCTACTTTTTTCCGTCGCTGCTGCTGGTGCCGCTGGCGATCGCCCCCCTGATTAACGCTGGGCTTGCCGCCGCATCGCAGCGCTCTAGGACAGTGGGGGCGGCTCTTCTGGCTCTGCTGCTCACCCTGGGCATTGCCTCTGGGTTCGCCAACAACCGCGCCTTCACCTGGTGGAACAAATCTCTCAGCTACCCCAACCTGGCGATCGCCAACTACCTCAACCAGCAGAACGCTTCGGTAGTTATCTTTGGCGAGAGCGGTATTGCCCTGGGAGAAGCAATTTCCCTCAGCCACTACCTCACCCCCGAGACCGCTCTATGGCTGCTGCCCGAGAGAACCTTGCCCCCGGCGGCCACCCTGCAGACCGTCGCCCAAGACCAGCCCAGGCTATTTTTGTTTGAGCCGCCGTCGACCATGCTCGACACGGTGCCGCTGGGGTGGCAGATAGCTCCAACCGCCGATGTTAACGGGTTCGCTCCCAATGACCTGGTGCAGCTGATTCCGCCGCAGGGGTCTTGA
- the crtD gene encoding C-3',4' desaturase CrtD, translated as MGHVSSSSGRRVVVVGAGIGGLTAAALLARQGYAVQVFDQARVAGGCASTFKRRGFTFDVGATQVAGLEPGGIHHQIFSELDLPLPDATPCDPACAVFLPGETEPIQVWRDPAAWQAERQRQFPGSEPFWQLMQTLFQPSWRFQARQPVLPPRSPWDLWQLTQALRPDTLVTVPYTFSTVGQVLRQLGLAGDRRLKTFLDLQLKLYSQVSADETAVLYAATALSMSQAPQGLWHLKGSMQVLSDSLEKALVRDGGLLQLNHGVRQIHGVQGRVGGVTVEDQSTGKTWVEPADHVVANVTVQNLVQLLGDRAPQGYQRRVEALPEGNGAFVLYLGVEAAAIPTDCPPHLQFLYSYDSPIAENNTLFVSVSRPGDGRAPEGRATIVASSFTNLAPWWQGDYEAMKQAYTDGALRRLSSYFDLRAEHLIHVEAATPRTFAHFTARHQGSVGGLGMRINTFGPFGFANRTPLAGLWLVGDSTHPGEGTAGVSYSAQTVVRQIVAQ; from the coding sequence ATGGGCCATGTCTCTTCATCGTCTGGCCGTAGGGTAGTAGTGGTTGGCGCTGGCATTGGTGGACTGACCGCAGCGGCCCTGCTGGCTCGCCAAGGTTATGCGGTGCAGGTATTTGACCAGGCCCGTGTGGCTGGGGGTTGTGCCTCAACCTTTAAGCGGCGAGGCTTTACCTTTGACGTAGGAGCAACTCAGGTGGCGGGGCTAGAGCCGGGAGGCATTCACCACCAAATCTTCAGCGAGCTCGACCTGCCGCTGCCTGATGCGACCCCCTGTGACCCGGCCTGTGCCGTGTTTTTGCCCGGCGAAACCGAGCCCATTCAGGTATGGCGCGATCCTGCAGCTTGGCAGGCCGAGCGCCAGCGGCAGTTTCCAGGCAGTGAGCCCTTCTGGCAGCTGATGCAGACTCTGTTTCAGCCCAGCTGGCGGTTTCAGGCGCGACAACCGGTATTGCCCCCCCGCAGCCCGTGGGATCTGTGGCAGCTGACCCAAGCCCTGCGCCCCGATACCCTGGTGACGGTGCCCTACACCTTTAGCACAGTGGGCCAAGTACTGAGGCAGCTGGGGTTGGCGGGCGATCGCCGCCTCAAGACTTTCCTCGACCTCCAGCTCAAACTCTACTCCCAGGTGAGTGCCGATGAGACGGCGGTGCTCTACGCCGCTACCGCCCTGAGTATGTCTCAAGCGCCCCAGGGTCTGTGGCACCTAAAGGGCAGCATGCAGGTGCTGAGCGACAGCTTGGAAAAAGCGCTGGTGCGCGATGGTGGCCTGCTTCAGCTCAACCATGGGGTGCGGCAGATCCATGGGGTGCAGGGCCGAGTGGGCGGAGTAACCGTCGAAGACCAGAGCACAGGCAAAACTTGGGTAGAACCCGCTGACCACGTGGTAGCCAATGTAACGGTGCAAAATTTAGTGCAGCTGTTGGGCGATCGCGCTCCCCAGGGTTATCAGCGACGGGTTGAGGCGCTGCCTGAGGGCAACGGTGCTTTTGTCCTGTACTTGGGAGTAGAGGCGGCGGCGATTCCCACCGATTGCCCACCTCACCTACAGTTTCTCTACAGCTACGACAGCCCCATTGCCGAAAATAACACCCTGTTTGTGTCAGTCAGTCGCCCTGGAGACGGACGCGCCCCTGAGGGACGAGCCACCATTGTGGCCTCATCGTTCACTAACCTTGCGCCCTGGTGGCAGGGCGATTATGAGGCTATGAAGCAGGCCTATACTGACGGTGCTCTGCGGCGGCTGTCTAGCTATTTTGACCTGCGGGCCGAGCATCTGATTCACGTCGAGGCAGCTACTCCCCGGACCTTTGCCCACTTTACCGCCCGCCACCAGGGCAGTGTTGGTGGGTTGGGGATGCGGATAAACACATTTGGACCCTTTGGGTTTGCTAATCGCACGCCACTGGCCGGACTTTGGCTTGTGGGTGACAGTACCCATCCGGGTGAGGGGACGGCAGGGGTGAGCTACTCGGCCCAAACCGTAGTGAGGCAGATTGTGGCCCAATAA
- a CDS encoding aspartate aminotransferase, whose product MTLDWMPTAHRLSALPPYVFARLDELKARAREQGLDLIDLGMGNPDGPTPAPVVEAARAAIGDAATHGYPPFEGTASFRTAITDWYGRRYGVALDPTAEALPLLGSKEGITHLAMAFINPGDLVLVPTPAYPAHFRGPAIAGAEIYNLHLTAANNWLIDFDAIPVEVAQRAKALFFNYPNNPTAATAPREFFEAAVEFAHRHQILLVHDLCYAELAFDGYQPTSLLEIPGGKEVGVEFHTLSKTYNMAGWRVGFVVGNSHIIQGLRTLKTNLDYGIFAALQRAAETALSLPDHYLEEVQQRYSSRRDFLIDEFASLGWTVDKPQATMYLWVPCPPDSTSTDFALSVLQETGVVVTPGNAFGPGGEGYIRVSLIAECDRLAVAMDRIRQAGFRFAPETATV is encoded by the coding sequence ATGACCCTCGACTGGATGCCCACCGCCCACCGCCTTAGCGCCCTGCCCCCCTACGTGTTTGCCCGCCTGGATGAACTCAAGGCCCGCGCTCGCGAGCAGGGCCTCGATCTGATTGACCTAGGCATGGGCAACCCCGATGGCCCTACCCCGGCCCCAGTAGTGGAGGCCGCCCGCGCTGCGATCGGCGACGCCGCCACCCACGGCTACCCGCCCTTTGAGGGCACCGCCAGCTTCCGCACCGCTATTACCGACTGGTATGGTCGCCGCTACGGCGTGGCCCTCGACCCCACCGCCGAGGCCCTGCCCCTGCTGGGCTCTAAAGAAGGCATTACCCACCTGGCCATGGCGTTTATTAACCCCGGCGACCTGGTGCTGGTGCCAACTCCTGCCTACCCGGCCCACTTCCGCGGACCGGCGATCGCCGGAGCCGAGATCTACAATCTGCACCTTACCGCCGCCAACAACTGGCTAATCGACTTCGACGCCATTCCGGTGGAGGTGGCCCAGCGGGCTAAGGCGCTGTTCTTTAACTACCCCAACAACCCCACCGCTGCCACTGCCCCTCGCGAGTTCTTTGAGGCTGCGGTAGAGTTTGCCCACCGCCACCAGATTTTGCTGGTGCATGACCTCTGCTATGCCGAGCTGGCTTTCGACGGCTACCAGCCCACCAGCCTGCTGGAAATTCCTGGCGGCAAGGAAGTTGGTGTAGAGTTTCATACCCTGTCGAAGACTTACAACATGGCCGGCTGGCGGGTGGGCTTTGTGGTGGGCAACTCCCACATTATTCAAGGCCTGCGCACCCTCAAGACCAACCTCGACTACGGCATTTTTGCGGCCCTGCAGCGGGCGGCGGAAACGGCCCTGTCGCTGCCTGACCACTATCTAGAAGAGGTGCAGCAGCGCTATTCATCACGGCGCGATTTTTTGATCGACGAGTTTGCCTCCCTGGGCTGGACGGTGGACAAACCCCAGGCCACGATGTACCTGTGGGTGCCCTGCCCTCCCGACAGCACCTCCACAGACTTTGCCCTCTCAGTGCTACAGGAAACTGGGGTGGTGGTCACCCCCGGCAACGCTTTTGGTCCCGGCGGAGAGGGCTACATTCGCGTCAGCCTGATTGCCGAGTGCGATCGCCTCGCCGTCGCCATGGATCGCATTCGCCAGGCCGGCTTCCGCTTCGCCCCCGAAACAGCGACGGTGTAG
- a CDS encoding HEAT repeat domain-containing protein, protein MDLEQISAQLKSEDSKDRMLALASLRDVPAAQAAPLIRQALHDKNLQIRSMAVFALGIKPDEESYDILINLLTSDPDYGIRADAAGALGYLEDPRAFETLVRAFYEDTDWLVRFSAAVSLGNLKDPRAHDVLMQALQSDEVVMQQAAIAAVGEIGDLEAVDEILKFAQSEDWLVRQRLAEALGYLPTPKTEPALRYLEKDSQFQVAESARISLTRLQKRKDG, encoded by the coding sequence ATGGATTTAGAGCAGATTTCTGCCCAGCTTAAAAGCGAAGACTCGAAAGACCGCATGCTGGCTCTGGCCTCGCTGCGGGATGTGCCTGCGGCTCAGGCGGCACCGCTGATTCGGCAGGCGCTCCACGACAAAAACCTGCAAATCCGTTCGATGGCGGTGTTTGCTCTGGGCATTAAGCCCGATGAAGAGTCCTACGATATTTTGATCAATCTGCTCACCTCTGACCCTGACTACGGCATTCGTGCTGACGCGGCGGGGGCACTGGGATATTTGGAAGATCCCCGAGCCTTTGAGACTCTGGTGCGGGCCTTTTACGAAGACACCGACTGGCTGGTGCGCTTCAGTGCGGCGGTTTCCCTCGGCAATCTCAAAGACCCTCGCGCCCACGATGTGCTGATGCAGGCGTTGCAGAGTGACGAGGTGGTGATGCAGCAGGCGGCGATCGCGGCTGTCGGCGAGATTGGCGACCTGGAAGCGGTTGATGAAATCCTCAAGTTTGCCCAGTCGGAAGACTGGCTGGTGCGCCAGCGCTTGGCCGAGGCTCTGGGCTATCTGCCCACACCCAAAACTGAGCCAGCCCTGCGTTATCTCGAAAAAGACTCCCAGTTTCAGGTGGCTGAGTCGGCGCGAATTTCTCTCACCCGACTGCAGAAGCGTAAGGACGGTTAG
- a CDS encoding S66 peptidase family protein produces the protein MRRRQLLGGLGVAAAGVTLGQRAVQAQGRPTLLPPRLRAGDTVGIVSPAGATFERDRLDLVIDAVKALGFVPRVAPHALARYGYLAGTDAERAADVNAMFADPAVKALLPIRGDWGSARILPYLDYNLIRANPKVIIGFSDISALLLGLYAQTGLVTFHGPHGLTAWRDDQVEPLRRILINGEMLTYSNPLLGGDQDRLMRDQGRIQTITSGRATGPLLGGNLSVISGIVGSPYMPDTTGAILFLEDVGEAPYSIDRMLTQLKLAGVLDGLAGFVFGQCTACGPGEGYGSLTLEDILQDHIKPLGIPAYAGAWIGHVEPLWTLPIGGSVTMDATLGSLQMQAPAVS, from the coding sequence ATGCGGCGGCGACAGCTATTGGGCGGGCTGGGGGTAGCAGCGGCAGGGGTGACGCTTGGGCAGCGGGCGGTGCAGGCCCAAGGGCGTCCTACCCTACTGCCGCCGCGCTTGCGAGCAGGGGATACGGTGGGCATTGTCAGCCCAGCGGGGGCCACCTTTGAGCGCGATCGCCTCGATCTGGTGATCGACGCTGTCAAAGCCCTCGGTTTCGTGCCCCGCGTGGCTCCCCACGCCCTGGCGCGCTACGGCTATCTAGCGGGCACCGACGCCGAGCGGGCCGCCGATGTAAATGCCATGTTCGCCGACCCGGCAGTAAAAGCACTGCTGCCCATTCGCGGCGACTGGGGCAGCGCCCGCATTCTGCCCTACCTCGACTACAACCTAATTCGCGCCAACCCCAAGGTTATCATCGGTTTTAGCGACATCTCGGCTCTATTGCTGGGGCTCTACGCCCAGACGGGGCTGGTCACATTCCACGGCCCCCACGGCCTAACCGCCTGGCGAGACGACCAGGTAGAGCCGCTGCGCCGCATTTTGATCAATGGTGAAATGCTCACCTACAGCAACCCGCTGTTGGGGGGCGATCAAGACCGCCTGATGCGCGACCAGGGCCGCATTCAAACCATTACCTCGGGCCGCGCCACCGGGCCACTGCTGGGGGGCAATCTTTCAGTCATTTCTGGCATTGTGGGGTCGCCCTATATGCCCGACACAACTGGGGCAATTCTATTTTTAGAAGATGTGGGCGAAGCTCCCTACAGCATCGATCGCATGCTGACCCAGCTCAAGCTGGCTGGGGTGCTCGACGGTCTGGCGGGGTTTGTGTTCGGCCAGTGCACCGCCTGCGGCCCCGGTGAAGGCTATGGCTCGCTCACCTTGGAGGACATTCTGCAAGACCACATCAAACCCCTAGGCATTCCCGCCTATGCAGGCGCCTGGATTGGGCATGTAGAGCCACTTTGGACGTTACCCATTGGCGGCTCAGTGACGATGGATGCTACCCTCGGCAGTCTACAAATGCAGGCTCCGGCGGTGAGTTAG
- a CDS encoding methyltransferase domain-containing protein: protein MTAQPSSSSLPSLGPDDWEQRYQEGTPRWDLGHPAPAFQSLLTAADAPQSGRAIALGAGRGHDAIFFAQQGFEVTAVDFAPSPMQSLREQAQAQQLSLNLLQKDIFELTPDLAGQFDYAIEHTCFCAIDPALRPDYVALVAELLVPDGELLAVFFTHQRSGGPPFGTTSAEVRQLFEPHFEILTLEPVTNSIPSRQGEEHFGRLRKRG, encoded by the coding sequence GTGACCGCACAACCTTCGTCCTCATCCCTGCCATCTCTTGGACCCGACGATTGGGAACAGCGCTACCAAGAGGGCACCCCCCGCTGGGATCTAGGTCATCCCGCCCCCGCCTTTCAATCGCTGCTTACTGCTGCGGATGCGCCTCAGTCGGGCCGTGCGATCGCCCTCGGTGCTGGACGCGGCCACGATGCTATCTTCTTTGCTCAGCAGGGGTTTGAGGTGACTGCCGTAGACTTTGCCCCTTCGCCGATGCAGTCGCTGAGGGAGCAAGCCCAGGCGCAGCAGCTTTCCCTTAACCTGCTGCAAAAGGACATCTTTGAGCTGACCCCTGATCTGGCGGGCCAGTTTGACTATGCGATCGAACACACCTGCTTTTGTGCGATCGATCCTGCTTTGCGTCCTGACTACGTGGCTTTGGTGGCGGAGTTGCTGGTTCCCGACGGCGAACTGCTGGCTGTCTTCTTCACCCACCAGCGCTCCGGTGGCCCTCCCTTTGGCACCACCTCGGCAGAAGTGCGCCAGCTCTTTGAACCCCACTTTGAAATATTGACTCTGGAGCCAGTGACGAACTCTATACCCTCGCGGCAAGGGGAGGAGCATTTTGGGCGACTGCGGAAGCGGGGATGA